The nucleotide sequence TCGACCCTACTCTCATAGCAGATATTTGCGCCGGATTTCAAGAAGCTGTGGTGGATGTGCTGGTTCGCGTGAGTCTGGCAGCGACGAAGGCGTCCGCCTCTCGCCGTCTCGTCCTGGCCGGAGGGGTAGCCTGCAATGGCAGGCTCCGGTCGAAGCTCACGGAGCGGGCGGCAGAGGAAGGGGTACAGATCTACTACCCCAGACCGTCCCTCTGCACCGATAACGGCGCCATGATCGCGGCCGCCGGTTACCCTCGCCTTCTGCGCGGCGAGCGAGCCTTACTTGCATTGAACGCCGATGCCGATCTCGCTCTCGGTGTGACATAAGGGAACACGAATGGCGAAGCTACCCATCCTGCTCTACCCATCCCCCGTCATCCGAAAGAAATCGCTGCTGGTCACGTCCATCGATGGCCAGCTTCAGCGCTTCATCGATGATATGGTAGAAACCATGTATGCGGCTCCAGGCATGGGCCTTGCCGCTCCCCAAGTGGGAGCACTCAAGCGGGTCATCGTCCTGGACCCTTCTCACGATCCCGCACATGCACGGCCCCAGGTCCTGATTAATCCCGTACTGGTTAGCGGTGAAGGGCAAGTCGTGGAGGAAGAGGGATGCCTCTGCATCCCGGATCTGAACGAGTCGGTCTCACGATTCAAACAGGTGGTGGTAAAGGCATATGATCGGAATGAGAAGGAGGTTATTCTGGAGGGGGCTGACCTGCTGGCCCGTATCCTACAGCACGAGATCGATCACTTGGACGGTGTCCTGTTCATCGACCGTCTGAGCACGGCAAAGCGTCTCTTACTGAAGCGGCGGCTCAAGAAGGCGAAAAAAGACTAGGACGTAGTAGAATCTTACAATTTCATCTCGACGTTAGCCTTGGTCTTGAGACCCTCGATCCACTCCTTGAATGTGGCCTCGGCCTTCCGATCAAACAGAATGGTGCGAATCTGCTCCTTCACCTGGTCGAATGGAAGGACCCGGCCAGGAACCCGCTCTTCCACGACAATGATGTGGAAGCCGGCCGGAGTCGTGATGATGTCGCTGGCCTGCCCAATCGGCAGGGCAAGGGCGGCCTGCTCCAACTCCGGCGCGAGCTCTCCGCGCCTCATCATCCAGACCTCACCGCTGGAGGCCGCGAGCGGCCCCTCCGAGTACTGCTGAGCGACCGAAGAGAAGTCGGTCCCTGACTTGATCAGCGCCTGCGCCTCCTCAATCCGGCGCTTGGCGCGCGATACCTCACTGGGCGTCGACCCCTTCGGTATAGCCACGAGGAGATGGCGCATCTTGAATTGGGACATGTCCCTGAATTGCGCCTGCTGTTGCTCGTAATATTGCTGGACCTCCTCGTCAAGTACGACGACCTTGGATCGCACCCGCCTCGCTACCAGCTTCGTCAGGACGACCTGGTCGGCAATCCCTCTCCGAAACTGCTCCTCGCTGAGCAGTTCTCTGGATAGAGCAGCCCGCAACTCCTCGTCGCTGGCCAACCCGTTGCGCTTCTTCAATTCCTCAATGGTCGACTGAATCTCTGCGGGGGCCGCCTCGATCTTCTCCTTTTTCGCCTCCTGAAGTTGCAACCTCCTGAGAATCAGCTCGTCCAGGATCTGGCGTTCCGTGCTGCGGAGCTGCTGCTCTCGCTCCATCCCCATCGTGTCCCGCACGATCCTTCGAATAGTCTGAAGCCCTTCCTCTTGCACCTCAGTCAGGGTGATCACGTCATCGTTGACAACGGCGACGACGCGATCGAGGATCACCCCGTGAGCCACGGAAGCCGTCAGCACCCCATAGAGGATGGCCATCCCCAACGGGAGCGTAGGGTATTGGAATCCACTGACCGCATTCCACTTCTGAACCTTGCGCTTTGCGCCTTGCGCTCTACACTGACTCATCGACACTCCTGAAGTCTCGACAGCAGGGCCTGAGTGGTAGCGATCTTGTCTACCCCGTCTACCCGGTATTCCAGTCTCTCATACCCCGCAGGCTTGGCATCTTTCGGGATGTAGCGCAACCGGCCGCCCTCTTCACGAAGCAGGGCTGCCACCTTGGCTGGAGCAAGAGGCGGCGACTCACTGAAAACGAGGCGGATCGTTTTACCGGAAGCATCGACCTCACGGATATGGAGCGTCCGAGCCAGAATCCTGAGAGTGATCGCGGTAAGCAGCCGCTCTGTCTCAGGGGGAGGCTCACCAAAGCGATCGACCAGCTCCTCCCGAAAGGCGGAGACCTCCTGTGCAGATGTGAGCGCAGCCAACCGTTTGTAGAGCTGGAGCCGGACGTTGGGATCCTCGACGTAGGCCTCCGGCATATACCCCTCCGCCTCCAACCTGACAGAAGGCTCGACAGGCTCCGCAGCCGCTTCACCCTTCAACTCCCTGACCGTTGACTCGATCAGCCTGCAATACAGATCAAATCCCACGGCGGCGATCTGACCGTGCTGCTCTGCTCCCAGGAGGTTGCCCGCTCCTCTGATCTCCAGGTCCCGTGCCGCCACCTTGAATCCGGAGCCGAGTTCGGTCAGTTCCGCGATAACCTGGAGCCTCTTTTTTGCTACCTCTGAGAGCACAGCATCCTCCGGCACCAGGAGGTAGGCGTACCCTCGATGCTTGTCCCGACCGACCCGCCCGCGAAGCTGGTAGAGCTGCGCAAGGCCCAAGGCATCGGCCCGATCAATGATGATGGTGTTGGCGGCACCGACATCCAAGCCGGATTCGATGATAGTGGTGCACAGCAGAACATCGAACGTACCGCTGTAAAAGTCGCACATGATCCGTTCCAGGCGCTCTTCAGGCAGCTCGCCGTGAGCCACTGTCAGCCTCGCCCGAGGGACCAACCGCTTGATCAGGCGCGCCACGCGCTGGATACTCTCTACGCGATTATGAACAAAGAAGACCTGTCCTCCTCTGTCCAGCTCCCGCTCTATCGCCTCCTTGATAAGGGCCGGGTCGAACCTGGCTACAGTCGTCCTGATCGAAAGGCGATCCTCCGGCGGGGTTTCGATAGTGCTGATGTCCCTGACTCCCAGCATCGACATGTGCATCGTCCTCGGGATCGGCGTGGCGGTGAGCGTCAGGACATTGACCTGTCGTCGGATCTGCTTCAGGCGCTCCTTAGCCGCGACACCGAAGCGGTGCTCCTCATCTACCACAAGCAGCCCCAGGTCCCGAAAGTGGACATCCTTCTGGAGCAGGCGGTGGGTGCCAATGACAATATCGACGATGCCGTCACGGACGCCACGCAGTACGTCGCCCTGCTCCTTTCGACTGCGGAAGCGTGAGAGCATCTCCACCGTGATCGGGAAACCGCCGAACCGCTCGGAAAAGGTCCGGGAGTGCTGCAGGGCAAGAACGGTGGTTGGGACTAGGATCGCGACCTGCTTCCCCCCCATGACCGTCTTGAAGGCGGCCCGCATCGCCACCTCGGTTTTGCCATACCCGACATCACCGCAGATCAGGCGGTCCATCGGCCGGTCTCGCTCCATGTCGGCCTTAGCCTCGGCGATTGCCTGAAGCTGGCCAGGGGTTTCCTCGTGCGGGAATCCAGCCTCGAATTCCCGTTGCCATGGCGTATCGGGGGGGAGGGCATACCCTTTGACCACCTGCCTGGCTGCATACAGCGTGAGCAGCTCCTGGGTCATCTCGCGAACGGAAGCCTTGACCCGCTCCTTGGCCTTGGTCCAGGAAGCGCTTCCTAACCGATCGAGGGCTGGTGGATTGCCATCAGCGCCCGCATACCGATGGACCAGGTGGAGTTTGCTCGTGGGCACATAGAGCTTGGCGTGGTCGGCATAGACGATGAGCAGATAGTCACCCTCTGTCCCACCGACAGCAATCTGCCGCAGCCCTTTGTATACGCCGATTCCGTGATCCTCATGAACGACAAAGTCACCGTAGGCCAGATCCTGGTAGGAGGCGATGAGGGAGACCGCCTTCGGTCGTAAGCGGCGGGGCGGAATGTGTCGAGTCCCAAAGATCTCGGCTTCAGTAATATAGGTCAGTGACGCCCCATCCAGGTGGAAGCCGCCACTGAGTTCGCCGGCGAGGATAGTGATTTCGCTTGGCGACGCCATTCCTGGGCTGAGAGAGGCTGCGACGTCATGCTCCTTCAGCACCTCAGCCAGGCGCCGACCCTGGGCCTCATTTCTGCAGACCAGGTGGATTCTTCGACTCTGCCGACGCCACCCTTCAAGGTCCCGTACGAGTTCCATCATTCGTCCACGGTAGGCCGGGATGGTGCGCATCTGGAAACCGATAGCCGCCTCTCCCGCAAGGCAGTTGGTTGGCAAGAACTCCTCCAGGAAGATCCGCGGCCTCAGGGAGAGTCTCTGCTCAAGGTCGCTCCAATTGAGGAATGAGAGACAAGATCCGGTAACACCCTCCCTACCGCGCTCCGCGAGGCTTGTACTATTGGCCTTCAGGCTCGACTGGTCTATCAGGACCCAGACGGTATCGGGCGCCACGTACTGCATGAGATCGGCTGGTTCCGGATAACAGTACGGAAGATAGGCATGAAGAGCTGGGAACGGGCGACGATCCTCAAGTGCCTGGATGATCTCGGAAGGAACTGAGTCGCTCTGGGCCTTCTCTACCTTGCGGAGTGCGTCCAGGGCCTGTTGACACGCTTCAGCCGTCAATGGCACTTCTACAACAGGCAGGACGGTGACCTGCTCGACAGAGCGGATGGACCGCTGTGTGGCCGGATCGAAGGCGCGGAGCTCAAGCAGTTCGTCGCCAAAGAACTCGGCGCGGACAGGAAGATCCGACCCTTCGACACGGCTCAGGACAGGTTTTGGAGGGAAGAGGTCGAGGAGATTCCCACGCAGACTGTATTCGCCGCGGTCGGTCACCTGATTTACTCGACGGTAGCCACCTACCTCCAAGGCGCCCAGAAGCTCATCCCGTGCGATCAGTCGTCCAACATACAGCGTAAATGCCGCTCCCAGGAGGGCCGAAGGAGGGAGAAGGCGTTCGAGGGCAGCCTGGATAGAGACAACCGCCAAAGGAAGCTCCTTGGTGGCAAGGCCCGCCAGACAGGCAATTCGCTGATACCCGGTCTCGGGATCCTCATCACGTTCTGACAGGAAGCCCACCGGGCTGCGAAAGAAGACGTGCAGATCCTTCGCCAGAAG is from Candidatus Methylomirabilis sp. and encodes:
- the def gene encoding peptide deformylase, whose product is MAKLPILLYPSPVIRKKSLLVTSIDGQLQRFIDDMVETMYAAPGMGLAAPQVGALKRVIVLDPSHDPAHARPQVLINPVLVSGEGQVVEEEGCLCIPDLNESVSRFKQVVVKAYDRNEKEVILEGADLLARILQHEIDHLDGVLFIDRLSTAKRLLLKRRLKKAKKD
- a CDS encoding peptidylprolyl isomerase, whose product is MSQCRAQGAKRKVQKWNAVSGFQYPTLPLGMAILYGVLTASVAHGVILDRVVAVVNDDVITLTEVQEEGLQTIRRIVRDTMGMEREQQLRSTERQILDELILRRLQLQEAKKEKIEAAPAEIQSTIEELKKRNGLASDEELRAALSRELLSEEQFRRGIADQVVLTKLVARRVRSKVVVLDEEVQQYYEQQQAQFRDMSQFKMRHLLVAIPKGSTPSEVSRAKRRIEEAQALIKSGTDFSSVAQQYSEGPLAASSGEVWMMRRGELAPELEQAALALPIGQASDIITTPAGFHIIVVEERVPGRVLPFDQVKEQIRTILFDRKAEATFKEWIEGLKTKANVEMKL
- the mfd gene encoding transcription-repair coupling factor, coding for MVIRSMEQSEDLLIPEIAEIVARLDSGVDALYLTGLFGASKALILSQIARLTRRPLVVLTSSSAEAELLAKDLHVFFRSPVGFLSERDEDPETGYQRIACLAGLATKELPLAVVSIQAALERLLPPSALLGAAFTLYVGRLIARDELLGALEVGGYRRVNQVTDRGEYSLRGNLLDLFPPKPVLSRVEGSDLPVRAEFFGDELLELRAFDPATQRSIRSVEQVTVLPVVEVPLTAEACQQALDALRKVEKAQSDSVPSEIIQALEDRRPFPALHAYLPYCYPEPADLMQYVAPDTVWVLIDQSSLKANSTSLAERGREGVTGSCLSFLNWSDLEQRLSLRPRIFLEEFLPTNCLAGEAAIGFQMRTIPAYRGRMMELVRDLEGWRRQSRRIHLVCRNEAQGRRLAEVLKEHDVAASLSPGMASPSEITILAGELSGGFHLDGASLTYITEAEIFGTRHIPPRRLRPKAVSLIASYQDLAYGDFVVHEDHGIGVYKGLRQIAVGGTEGDYLLIVYADHAKLYVPTSKLHLVHRYAGADGNPPALDRLGSASWTKAKERVKASVREMTQELLTLYAARQVVKGYALPPDTPWQREFEAGFPHEETPGQLQAIAEAKADMERDRPMDRLICGDVGYGKTEVAMRAAFKTVMGGKQVAILVPTTVLALQHSRTFSERFGGFPITVEMLSRFRSRKEQGDVLRGVRDGIVDIVIGTHRLLQKDVHFRDLGLLVVDEEHRFGVAAKERLKQIRRQVNVLTLTATPIPRTMHMSMLGVRDISTIETPPEDRLSIRTTVARFDPALIKEAIERELDRGGQVFFVHNRVESIQRVARLIKRLVPRARLTVAHGELPEERLERIMCDFYSGTFDVLLCTTIIESGLDVGAANTIIIDRADALGLAQLYQLRGRVGRDKHRGYAYLLVPEDAVLSEVAKKRLQVIAELTELGSGFKVAARDLEIRGAGNLLGAEQHGQIAAVGFDLYCRLIESTVRELKGEAAAEPVEPSVRLEAEGYMPEAYVEDPNVRLQLYKRLAALTSAQEVSAFREELVDRFGEPPPETERLLTAITLRILARTLHIREVDASGKTIRLVFSESPPLAPAKVAALLREEGGRLRYIPKDAKPAGYERLEYRVDGVDKIATTQALLSRLQECR